In the bacterium genome, one interval contains:
- a CDS encoding calcium/sodium antiporter translates to MDAELLVRFLVGLVLLIAGAEALVRGASRLALAIGLSPLVIGLTVVAAGTSSPELAVSVAAARNGQGDIALGNVVGSNVFNVLFLLGLCALVVPLRVSAQLVWWDVPVMIGVSLLVLLLGLGGHLGRGEGLLLLAGLAGYVWYSVVLGRRAGAAVQLDAAPGGSTAAHLLWIGAGLAMLVLGARWLVEGAVALAHAAGISELVVGLTVVAAGTSLPEVATSVVASLRGERDIAVGNAVGSCIFNLLGILGAAAVVAGDLAVAPSLRTFDLPVMVATAVACLPIFVSGHRISRLEGGIFFAYYLAYTTYLILAASRHDALPAFSGAMLAFALPLTVLTLGVVFLRERRPA, encoded by the coding sequence GTGGACGCCGAGCTGTTGGTCCGTTTCCTCGTCGGTCTCGTGCTGCTGATCGCCGGCGCCGAGGCGCTGGTGCGCGGCGCCTCGCGCCTGGCCCTGGCGATCGGGCTGTCGCCGCTGGTGATCGGCCTGACGGTGGTGGCGGCGGGCACCAGCTCCCCCGAGCTGGCGGTGAGCGTCGCCGCGGCCCGGAACGGCCAGGGCGACATCGCGCTCGGCAACGTCGTCGGCAGCAACGTCTTCAACGTGCTCTTCCTGCTCGGCCTGTGCGCCCTGGTGGTGCCGCTGCGGGTCTCGGCGCAATTGGTGTGGTGGGACGTCCCGGTGATGATCGGCGTCTCGCTGCTGGTCCTGCTGCTCGGCCTCGGCGGCCACCTCGGCCGCGGAGAGGGGCTGCTGCTGCTCGCCGGCCTGGCCGGCTACGTCTGGTACTCGGTCGTTCTCGGCCGGCGCGCCGGCGCCGCGGTCCAACTCGACGCCGCGCCGGGCGGCTCGACCGCCGCGCACCTCCTGTGGATCGGCGCCGGACTGGCCATGCTGGTGCTCGGCGCCCGCTGGCTGGTGGAGGGGGCGGTGGCGCTCGCCCACGCCGCCGGCATCAGCGAGCTGGTGGTCGGCCTGACGGTGGTGGCGGCCGGCACCTCGCTGCCCGAGGTGGCCACCTCGGTGGTCGCCAGCCTGCGCGGCGAGCGCGACATCGCCGTCGGCAACGCGGTCGGGAGCTGCATCTTCAATCTGCTCGGCATCCTCGGCGCCGCGGCAGTGGTCGCCGGCGATCTCGCGGTGGCGCCATCGCTGCGCACCTTCGACCTGCCAGTGATGGTCGCCACGGCCGTCGCCTGCCTGCCGATCTTCGTCAGCGGCCACCGCATCAGCCGCCTCGAGGGCGGCATCTTCTTCGCCTACTACCTCGCGTACACGACCTACCTGATCCTCGCCGCCTCCCGGCACGATGCCCTGCCGGCCTTCAGCGGCGCCATGCTCGCCTTCGCCCTGCCGCTGACCGTCCTCACCCTGGGGGTCGTCTTCCTGCGCGAGCGGCGCCCCGCCTGA